In one window of Nicotiana tabacum cultivar K326 chromosome 12, ASM71507v2, whole genome shotgun sequence DNA:
- the LOC107807908 gene encoding uncharacterized protein LOC107807908 isoform X2, producing MANLPQSFSIGVGGFGSGGAAASSSPSVGAPADKDRKMQSAEQLVLDLSNPDLRENALLELSKKRELFQDLAPLLWNSFGTIAALLQEIVSIYPVLSPPNLSPAQSNRVCNALALLQCVASHPDTRMLFLNAHIPLYLYPFLNTTSKSRPFEYLRLTSLGVIGALVKVDDTEVISFLLSTEIIPLCLRTMEMGSELSKTVATFIVQKILLDDVGLDYICATAQRFFAVAQVLGNMVGALAEQPSSRLLKHIIRCYLRLSDNVRRIQQRGGGYSS from the exons ATGGCAAACTTACCTCAGTCTTTCTCAATCGGCGTTGGCGGTTTCGGCAGCGGCGGAGCGGCAGCATCCTCTTCCCCTTCAGTCGGAGCTCCGGCCGATAAGGATCGCAAAATGCAATCCGCTGAACAGCTTGTGCTTGATCTCAGCAATCCTGATCTTCGAGAAAATGCTCTTCTAGAACTTTCCAAG aaGAGGGAACTGTTCCAGGATTTGGCTCCCTTGTTGTGGAATTCATTTGGTACTATCGCTGCACTCCTACAG GAGATAGTTTCCATCTACCCTGTTTTGTCACCACCAAACCTGTCTCCTGCTCAATCCAATAGAGTTTGTAATGCACTAGCACTTCTTCAG TGTGTAGCCTCTCACCCTGACACCAGAATGTTGTTCCTCAATG CGCATATTCCGTTGTATTTGTACCCTTTTCTTAATACAACAAGCAAGTCAAGACCTTTTGAATATCTGAGGCTTACTAGCTTAGGTGTCATTGGTGCCCTGGTGAAG GTTGATGACACTGAAGTTATCAGCTTTCTCCTATCGACAGAGATAATTCCCCTGTGCTTGCGTACGATGGAGATGGGGAGTGAACTGTCAAAAACA GTTGCAACTTTCATAGTGCAAAAAATCCTTCTAGATGATGTGGGTCTGGATTACATCTGTGCCACAGCTCAGAGGTTTTTTGCAGTAGCCCAAGTTTTAGGGAATATGGTTGGTGCACTCGCTGAACAGCCTTCATCAAGACTGCTGAAACACATAATTAGGTGCTATCTTCGCTTGTCAGATAATGTTAG GAGGATCCAACAACGAGGAGGTGGCTACAGCAGTTGA
- the LOC107807910 gene encoding ribonuclease 3-like protein 2 isoform X1 — protein MMTEANRLPAEEITNTATYVTAVEELLKYRFKNTKLLEEALTHTSCNSSSASNNYQRLAFVGDAALGLAISSYFFSIYPDVDCGKLTDLRAANVSTEKLARVAVRHGLYNYLRRNSPILDEKVKEFVIAVQHEAEMEFYGGVMKAPKNLADIVESVMGAVYVDCGFDVNAFWVIFRGLLEPIIMLNMLKEQPQPVTMLFGLCNKDGKQVEVEHRKEGDKNIASVYVDGQFIASASSEHKENAKLQVAKAALKELFYDPYDKMDVELVPSQKKKTNVDFSPFQKIKMDVEFDPTKESEGAKQKLNELCGRKKWSKPSYRIEKEIGPAHNRSFTCSVQVSIGESVLSVTGNEKSRVKDAENSAALAMIQGLQESKVS, from the exons ATGATGACGGAAGCAAATAGGCTACCGGCGGAAGAAATCACAAACACGGCGACATACGTAACGGCAGTAGAGGAACTATTGAAGTATCGATTCAAGAACACGAAGCTTCTAGAAGAAGCTCTAACTCACACTTCCTGTAATTCTTCTTCAGCTTCTAATAATTACCAGCGGCTCGCTTTCGTCGGCGACGCAGCTCTCGGCTTAGCCATTTCCAGTTATTTCTTCTCGATTTACCCGGACGTCGACTGCGGTAAGCTCACTGACCTCCGCGCCGCCAACGTCAGCACCGAAAAGCTCGCTAGAGTCGCCGTCCGCCACGGTCTCTACAACTACCTCCGCCGCAATTCACCGATCCTCGATGAAAAG GTGAAAGAATTCGTGATAGCAGTGCAACATGAGGCGGAGATGGAGTTCTATGGAGGAGTGATGAAAGCGCCAAAAAATCTTGCAGACATTGTGGAGTCGGTCATGGGAGCTGTATATGTGGATTGTGGCTTCGATGTCAATGCTTTCTGGGTG ATCTTTAGAGGCCTACTCGAGCCTATCATCATGCTGAATATGTTGAAAGAACAACCACAGCCTGTAACAATGCTATTTGGACTTTGCAATAAGGATGGAAAACAAGTTGAGGTAGAACATCGGAAAGAGGGAGATAAAAACATTGCTAGCGTCTATGTTGATGGACAATTTATTGCATCAGCTTCTTCTGAGCACAAAGAGAATGCAAAGCTTCAAGTTGCAAAGGCTGCTCTTAAAGAGTTGTTCTATGACCCTTATGATAAGATGGACGTTGAACTTGTTCCATCTCagaaaaaaaagacaaatgtTGACTTTTCTCCATTTCAGAAAATAAAGATGGATGTCGAATTTGACCCAACAAAAGAGAGTGAAGGAGCAAAGCAGAAACTGAATGAGCTTTGTGGAAGAAAGAAATGGTCCAAACCAAGTTACAG AATAGAGAAAGAGATAGGTCCTGCTCACAATAGGAGCTTTACATGCTCTGTGCAAGTTTCAATTGGTGAAAGTGTGCTTTCTGTGACGGGAAACGAGAAGTCACGAGTAAAAGATGCAGAGAATTCAGCAGCTTTAGCAATGATTCAGGGTTTGCAAGAATCCAAGGTCAGTTAA
- the LOC107807908 gene encoding uncharacterized protein LOC107807908 isoform X1: MANLPQSFSIGVGGFGSGGAAASSSPSVGAPADKDRKMQSAEQLVLDLSNPDLRENALLELSKKRELFQDLAPLLWNSFGTIAALLQEIVSIYPVLSPPNLSPAQSNRVCNALALLQCVASHPDTRMLFLNAHIPLYLYPFLNTTSKSRPFEYLRLTSLGVIGALVKVDDTEVISFLLSTEIIPLCLRTMEMGSELSKTVATFIVQKILLDDVGLDYICATAQRFFAVAQVLGNMVGALAEQPSSRLLKHIIRCYLRLSDNVRACDALRNCLPDMLRDTTFSSCLREDPTTRRWLQQLIHNVSVSRVSLQAGGFDHMLVNSLSSHN, from the exons ATGGCAAACTTACCTCAGTCTTTCTCAATCGGCGTTGGCGGTTTCGGCAGCGGCGGAGCGGCAGCATCCTCTTCCCCTTCAGTCGGAGCTCCGGCCGATAAGGATCGCAAAATGCAATCCGCTGAACAGCTTGTGCTTGATCTCAGCAATCCTGATCTTCGAGAAAATGCTCTTCTAGAACTTTCCAAG aaGAGGGAACTGTTCCAGGATTTGGCTCCCTTGTTGTGGAATTCATTTGGTACTATCGCTGCACTCCTACAG GAGATAGTTTCCATCTACCCTGTTTTGTCACCACCAAACCTGTCTCCTGCTCAATCCAATAGAGTTTGTAATGCACTAGCACTTCTTCAG TGTGTAGCCTCTCACCCTGACACCAGAATGTTGTTCCTCAATG CGCATATTCCGTTGTATTTGTACCCTTTTCTTAATACAACAAGCAAGTCAAGACCTTTTGAATATCTGAGGCTTACTAGCTTAGGTGTCATTGGTGCCCTGGTGAAG GTTGATGACACTGAAGTTATCAGCTTTCTCCTATCGACAGAGATAATTCCCCTGTGCTTGCGTACGATGGAGATGGGGAGTGAACTGTCAAAAACA GTTGCAACTTTCATAGTGCAAAAAATCCTTCTAGATGATGTGGGTCTGGATTACATCTGTGCCACAGCTCAGAGGTTTTTTGCAGTAGCCCAAGTTTTAGGGAATATGGTTGGTGCACTCGCTGAACAGCCTTCATCAAGACTGCTGAAACACATAATTAGGTGCTATCTTCGCTTGTCAGATAATGTTAG GGCATGTGATGCACTGAGAAATTGTCTTCCGGATATGCTTAGAGATACCACCTTCAGCAGTTGTCTTCGT GAGGATCCAACAACGAGGAGGTGGCTACAGCAGTTGATCCATAATGTTAGTGTGTCTCGGGTTTCTTTGCAGGCTGGAGGTTTTGATCATATGCTGGTGAATTCACTGAGTTCACACAACTAG
- the LOC107807910 gene encoding ribonuclease 3-like protein 2 isoform X2, giving the protein MMTEANRLPAEEITNTATYVTAVEELLKYRFKNTKLLEEALTHTSCNSSSASNNYQRLAFVGDAALGLAISSYFFSIYPDVDCGKLTDLRAANVSTEKLARVAVRHGLYNYLRRNSPILDEKVKEFVIAVQHEAEMEFYGGVMKAPKNLADIVESVMGAVYVDCGFDVNAFWVDGKQVEVEHRKEGDKNIASVYVDGQFIASASSEHKENAKLQVAKAALKELFYDPYDKMDVELVPSQKKKTNVDFSPFQKIKMDVEFDPTKESEGAKQKLNELCGRKKWSKPSYRIEKEIGPAHNRSFTCSVQVSIGESVLSVTGNEKSRVKDAENSAALAMIQGLQESKVS; this is encoded by the exons ATGATGACGGAAGCAAATAGGCTACCGGCGGAAGAAATCACAAACACGGCGACATACGTAACGGCAGTAGAGGAACTATTGAAGTATCGATTCAAGAACACGAAGCTTCTAGAAGAAGCTCTAACTCACACTTCCTGTAATTCTTCTTCAGCTTCTAATAATTACCAGCGGCTCGCTTTCGTCGGCGACGCAGCTCTCGGCTTAGCCATTTCCAGTTATTTCTTCTCGATTTACCCGGACGTCGACTGCGGTAAGCTCACTGACCTCCGCGCCGCCAACGTCAGCACCGAAAAGCTCGCTAGAGTCGCCGTCCGCCACGGTCTCTACAACTACCTCCGCCGCAATTCACCGATCCTCGATGAAAAG GTGAAAGAATTCGTGATAGCAGTGCAACATGAGGCGGAGATGGAGTTCTATGGAGGAGTGATGAAAGCGCCAAAAAATCTTGCAGACATTGTGGAGTCGGTCATGGGAGCTGTATATGTGGATTGTGGCTTCGATGTCAATGCTTTCTGGGTG GATGGAAAACAAGTTGAGGTAGAACATCGGAAAGAGGGAGATAAAAACATTGCTAGCGTCTATGTTGATGGACAATTTATTGCATCAGCTTCTTCTGAGCACAAAGAGAATGCAAAGCTTCAAGTTGCAAAGGCTGCTCTTAAAGAGTTGTTCTATGACCCTTATGATAAGATGGACGTTGAACTTGTTCCATCTCagaaaaaaaagacaaatgtTGACTTTTCTCCATTTCAGAAAATAAAGATGGATGTCGAATTTGACCCAACAAAAGAGAGTGAAGGAGCAAAGCAGAAACTGAATGAGCTTTGTGGAAGAAAGAAATGGTCCAAACCAAGTTACAG AATAGAGAAAGAGATAGGTCCTGCTCACAATAGGAGCTTTACATGCTCTGTGCAAGTTTCAATTGGTGAAAGTGTGCTTTCTGTGACGGGAAACGAGAAGTCACGAGTAAAAGATGCAGAGAATTCAGCAGCTTTAGCAATGATTCAGGGTTTGCAAGAATCCAAGGTCAGTTAA